One region of Pseudoalteromonas sp. R3 genomic DNA includes:
- a CDS encoding LysR family transcriptional regulator, whose translation MHWTLDQLEAFVTAVRTGSFSAAARKLGKAQSRISTAIANLETDLGFELFDRSSRLPVLNAAGHDLFAEAEAVLMQCQRLQSRALSMSCGEEVSVTVAMDEAVPINAFETMFERLSHQFPLLKLSILNGSQDDIARWVEEQKADLGILFHQKPLSQNLDFTPLGSFEQRLIVAPDHPLASCSSPTVEQLNQHRQLVIRDRIGNNQSQAISSHHWHIDSYYYIVGLVLRGVGWAMVPEHVVKSHWFNEAVTILSTRNIPGSLTVDMGLVRRRDKAKGPVIHWLYDTTVSMMS comes from the coding sequence ATGCACTGGACACTCGACCAGCTGGAGGCCTTTGTCACTGCGGTCAGAACCGGCTCTTTTTCTGCTGCGGCCCGGAAACTGGGCAAAGCACAATCGCGTATCAGTACCGCCATCGCCAATCTCGAAACCGATCTGGGCTTTGAGTTGTTCGATCGCTCTTCACGACTACCGGTATTAAATGCCGCCGGACATGACTTGTTTGCAGAAGCCGAGGCCGTGCTGATGCAATGTCAAAGGCTGCAGTCCAGAGCACTCTCAATGAGCTGTGGAGAAGAAGTCTCTGTGACCGTCGCCATGGATGAAGCCGTACCTATCAATGCTTTTGAAACCATGTTTGAACGGCTATCACATCAGTTTCCCTTGTTAAAACTATCAATATTAAATGGCTCGCAAGATGATATTGCCCGATGGGTGGAAGAACAAAAAGCCGATCTGGGCATTTTATTTCATCAAAAACCTCTGTCGCAGAATCTGGATTTTACCCCGCTGGGCAGTTTTGAGCAGAGATTGATCGTGGCACCTGATCACCCTCTGGCGTCCTGTTCAAGCCCGACGGTGGAACAGCTTAATCAACACCGACAGCTGGTGATCCGCGACCGCATCGGCAACAACCAGTCTCAGGCCATCTCCTCGCATCACTGGCATATCGACAGTTATTACTACATAGTTGGCTTAGTGCTCAGAGGCGTTGGCTGGGCAATGGTGCCTGAACATGTGGTTAAATCACACTGGTTTAATGAAGCCGTCACCATTTTATCAACGCGTAACATTCCCGGTTCTTTGACAGTAGATATGGGCCTGGTCAGGCGCAGAGACAAAGCCAAAGGCCCGGTTATTCACTGGCTGTACGACACTACTGTGTCAATGATGTCCTAA
- a CDS encoding MATE family efflux transporter → MQTHDAELPVLGQDQQGSTEPHNESVARTFWRYTIPAVVAMMVNGLYQVVDGVFVGHFIGSDGLAAVNLAWPVVGLIAGLGTLVGIGAGSLLSLFRGAKDTTQGQAVLTTSFWLLLILAATTSLALYASGTLLLDLQGASGDVLRFGHSYLSVFGWGAVATMAAGALPMLIRNDGSPGVATRLLIFGALTNIVLDYVFIVLLQWQLAGAAWASVVSQSLVAVLALSYFCSAKAGVRLTAASLRFSLNLAGRTLVQGASGLVMFLYFAFITALHNKQLLMYGEPLHVAAFALIGYIGVIYYFFAEGVASGMQPPISYYYGAGKIERISATLKLACQVSLSVGLVIVLCLNVFPEFIVSLFSQENTLLNEAQKGARLHLSMVFLDGFIFLAAMYYVALDQGAKSLLISLGNMAIQVPFLFFLPEYLGVDGVWLSVPVSNLVLTLIVAPMLWRDVSRLRHGRVFS, encoded by the coding sequence ATGCAAACACACGATGCTGAGCTACCAGTGCTCGGTCAAGATCAACAAGGGTCCACTGAACCACACAATGAGTCGGTTGCCAGAACATTCTGGCGTTACACGATCCCAGCCGTAGTGGCCATGATGGTAAATGGCTTATATCAGGTTGTGGATGGGGTCTTTGTAGGCCACTTTATCGGGTCCGATGGACTTGCCGCAGTTAATCTCGCCTGGCCTGTGGTGGGGCTGATTGCGGGACTGGGCACACTGGTCGGGATTGGTGCGGGGAGCTTGTTGTCGTTGTTTCGCGGTGCGAAAGACACCACACAGGGGCAAGCTGTGCTGACGACCAGTTTTTGGTTATTACTGATACTGGCTGCAACGACGAGTTTGGCACTTTATGCCAGCGGTACCTTATTGTTGGATTTACAGGGCGCCAGTGGCGATGTGCTCAGATTCGGGCACAGTTATCTGTCGGTATTTGGCTGGGGGGCTGTGGCAACCATGGCAGCGGGCGCGCTGCCTATGCTCATTCGCAATGATGGTAGTCCCGGGGTCGCCACGCGCTTACTGATCTTTGGCGCACTCACTAATATTGTTCTGGACTATGTATTTATCGTGCTGTTGCAGTGGCAACTTGCCGGTGCCGCCTGGGCAAGTGTGGTATCACAGTCTCTGGTTGCTGTGCTGGCTCTGAGTTATTTCTGTTCAGCAAAAGCGGGTGTTAGATTGACGGCAGCCAGTCTGAGGTTTTCTCTTAACCTGGCGGGGCGGACTCTGGTGCAGGGGGCCTCGGGACTTGTGATGTTCCTTTACTTTGCCTTTATCACCGCGCTGCACAATAAGCAGTTACTGATGTATGGTGAGCCTCTGCACGTCGCGGCATTCGCGCTGATTGGCTACATTGGTGTGATTTATTACTTTTTTGCAGAGGGAGTTGCCAGTGGGATGCAACCGCCGATCAGTTACTATTATGGGGCAGGGAAGATAGAGAGAATTAGCGCAACATTGAAGCTGGCTTGTCAGGTTAGTCTGTCGGTTGGGCTTGTTATCGTGTTGTGTCTGAATGTGTTCCCGGAATTCATTGTGTCGCTCTTTTCCCAGGAGAATACATTGCTTAATGAGGCGCAAAAAGGCGCACGCCTACACCTTTCTATGGTTTTTCTGGACGGGTTTATATTCCTAGCGGCGATGTATTATGTGGCGTTGGATCAGGGGGCGAAGTCTTTATTGATCTCGCTGGGTAACATGGCCATTCAGGTGCCTTTTTTGTTCTTTTTACCTGAGTATTTGGGTGTTGACGGGGTGTGGCTGTCCGTACCTGTGTCTAATCTGGTCCTGACTTTGATCGTTGCACCTATGCTGTGGCGTGATGTATCACGGTTGCGACATGGCAGGGTGTTCAGCTAA
- a CDS encoding ABC transporter permease, which produces MPQCYRDFIWFTCLQPALMQLRQQPRWALSMLILLTMTLSAVLCVAALLYHIWFKPLPYPQPNTIFQLEHQRQGTAAELHDNGWPYPATAALLTGQHLSQERALQTAPLLAFYYGEEVPLTSTNAEKIKTAYLSGDWQAMLGVEFVHGQGDHFMVAPKEQPEGAVISFALWQEVFGGTSDILQQHININGIIHPIRGVVSQNYQPPELFKAGWQPQLWLPWRYNNSEYKGYWQSPDPNIRVLINSDATQNALTHLQSAMNETASRHAPPQLADWQTQLTMQTLTQALRGDHPIILIVFACTLALLLLASLNLAQLFLLQLLQSRHQLAVRSAVGAKYSTIRTTLLCQLILLIVPAMILSLWLTTLVLKLSAAWLSQFIYQSEHLALTYPVMLLACVLGSAILGLFMLLSRSHCQPANLLNSLKRSGKGQAQQLSQATIRRFVASQVLLVSITLLACSQLVWDSLKQLTHPLGFDASQVYELEFSVATLDWQGWSAYAPMAKAFKQTLLQEPGVLSVSFARSPLKDDFQFKITAPWQDASYLPFHRNVDQDYFEVLDQHLVAGRTFTLEDIEDENPVVIINQTFARQLGGEVIGKTVNINGANALRIIAVIDDLQLPGKPISPPRFYLPNYGSATYMLVKVTPGLTLSKAQLNTLLQQQHPQFVLTQWRALEEEIAHAHQYRRITSLLLMFINALILIITAYGVYSLQSYAAYLQQGVVKVHLMLGAKRRQVLAARLYAFLQPALLSVLLAGIVLAFAWPWLNTLMAFSPDLTLVAISFCSVVTALVAISLVTARQYVPVKRLV; this is translated from the coding sequence ATGCCACAGTGCTACCGTGACTTTATCTGGTTTACCTGTTTACAACCAGCACTCATGCAACTGCGCCAGCAACCTCGCTGGGCTTTGAGTATGCTTATCTTACTCACAATGACGCTCAGCGCCGTGTTATGTGTTGCAGCCCTGCTTTACCATATCTGGTTTAAACCCCTACCCTATCCGCAGCCCAATACTATTTTCCAGCTTGAGCATCAACGCCAGGGAACAGCTGCCGAACTCCATGATAATGGCTGGCCTTACCCCGCCACCGCTGCGCTACTGACCGGGCAGCATCTTTCACAAGAGCGTGCATTGCAAACAGCTCCACTTTTGGCTTTTTACTATGGTGAAGAAGTACCACTGACGTCGACAAATGCAGAAAAAATAAAAACGGCGTATCTTAGTGGTGACTGGCAAGCCATGCTGGGGGTTGAGTTTGTGCACGGTCAGGGGGATCACTTTATGGTAGCGCCAAAGGAGCAGCCAGAAGGGGCAGTGATCAGCTTTGCGTTGTGGCAGGAGGTCTTTGGTGGCACATCAGATATCTTACAGCAACACATCAATATTAATGGGATTATTCACCCCATTCGCGGCGTAGTCAGTCAAAACTATCAACCGCCCGAGCTATTCAAAGCGGGCTGGCAACCACAGCTGTGGCTCCCATGGCGCTACAATAATTCAGAGTACAAGGGGTACTGGCAAAGCCCCGATCCAAATATACGGGTTCTGATCAACTCTGATGCCACGCAAAATGCGCTCACACATCTGCAAAGTGCAATGAATGAAACCGCTTCTCGTCATGCTCCCCCACAGCTGGCAGATTGGCAAACGCAACTCACAATGCAGACCTTAACCCAGGCACTGCGCGGCGACCACCCGATCATACTGATTGTATTTGCCTGTACGCTCGCTCTGCTGCTGCTGGCAAGCTTGAATCTGGCCCAGTTATTTTTGCTCCAGTTACTCCAAAGCCGCCACCAGTTAGCTGTGCGCAGCGCCGTTGGTGCAAAGTACAGCACCATTCGCACTACCTTGCTGTGTCAGCTGATTTTGTTGATCGTACCGGCGATGATACTCTCTCTGTGGCTAACAACTCTGGTACTTAAACTCAGCGCAGCCTGGCTATCACAGTTTATCTATCAGAGTGAACACCTGGCACTTACCTATCCTGTTATGCTACTGGCCTGTGTATTAGGCAGCGCAATTCTGGGCTTATTCATGCTGCTGAGTCGCTCCCATTGCCAACCCGCCAATCTGTTAAACAGCCTTAAACGTAGCGGCAAGGGCCAAGCTCAGCAATTGTCACAGGCGACCATCAGGCGCTTTGTTGCCTCGCAGGTTTTGCTGGTGTCAATAACCCTGTTAGCCTGCTCTCAGCTTGTCTGGGACAGCCTCAAACAGCTAACTCATCCCCTGGGCTTCGATGCAAGTCAGGTATATGAACTGGAATTTAGTGTCGCCACACTAGACTGGCAAGGCTGGTCAGCCTACGCCCCCATGGCCAAGGCCTTTAAGCAGACACTGTTGCAAGAGCCGGGCGTGTTATCAGTCAGCTTCGCCCGTTCACCACTTAAAGACGACTTTCAGTTTAAAATCACCGCGCCGTGGCAAGATGCCAGCTATCTGCCATTTCACCGCAATGTCGACCAGGATTACTTTGAGGTTCTGGATCAGCACCTTGTCGCCGGGCGTACATTCACCCTCGAGGACATTGAGGATGAGAACCCTGTGGTGATCATCAATCAAACATTCGCGCGCCAACTGGGTGGTGAAGTCATTGGCAAAACCGTTAATATTAATGGGGCGAATGCCCTGAGGATCATCGCAGTTATCGACGATTTGCAGCTGCCAGGCAAGCCTATATCACCACCACGCTTTTACCTGCCCAATTATGGCAGTGCCACTTATATGCTGGTCAAAGTGACGCCCGGACTTACATTGAGCAAAGCGCAACTCAATACGCTGTTGCAACAACAACACCCACAGTTTGTACTGACACAGTGGCGCGCGCTGGAAGAGGAAATAGCGCATGCGCATCAATATCGGCGCATCACATCACTGTTACTGATGTTTATCAATGCGCTGATCCTAATCATCACAGCTTATGGCGTCTACAGTTTGCAAAGTTACGCCGCATACCTGCAGCAGGGCGTTGTCAAAGTACATCTCATGCTGGGTGCCAAGCGTCGTCAGGTACTTGCCGCGAGGCTTTACGCTTTTTTGCAGCCCGCACTGCTGAGTGTTTTACTTGCAGGGATCGTCCTTGCATTTGCATGGCCCTGGCTGAACACCTTGATGGCGTTTTCACCTGACCTCACGCTGGTTGCGATAAGCTTCTGTAGTGTGGTTACTGCCTTAGTCGCTATCAGCCTGGTCACAGCCAGACAATATGTGCCTGTAAAGCGATTAGTTTAA
- a CDS encoding amidohydrolase family protein codes for MRIKRSCAALCLVAMVSLTTACQSPGAGRKLAQFKTGSEQACYDRTTQPYTFVVDAHAHFRPFGGEAVPYTELVGYFQSADVLFVNVFGIGQMFSAQSGCQRFSSCPTGEIKPTIRNDVINASNALLHPTTETHLTLSMSFPDLSKPHHIVQQMTLLDEEFGPAFGWMGEVNLVKQALFDHSHQATPVERIKDWAPFMARLRAPDQGRSPMPLSIHADIGSDTEPTKYLHLMESVLAQYPDNPIVWVHMGLSREQTRMDPQQHIEILSRLLDAYPNLMLDISWRVLYEAYFRHAAIRAQYVAFFNRYATRILTGSDFVAAKGYKYRDYVREVEINSRINQYLSDKAFRHIALGQNYFDLMGLSYQAPEICQ; via the coding sequence GTGAGGATAAAGAGGTCGTGCGCAGCATTATGCTTAGTGGCTATGGTGTCATTAACGACAGCCTGTCAGTCCCCGGGAGCTGGACGTAAGCTGGCGCAGTTTAAAACGGGTTCTGAACAAGCATGCTATGACAGAACAACCCAACCCTATACATTTGTGGTCGATGCCCATGCTCACTTTCGCCCTTTTGGTGGTGAAGCTGTGCCCTATACTGAACTTGTTGGTTACTTTCAAAGCGCTGACGTATTATTCGTCAATGTGTTTGGTATTGGACAGATGTTTAGCGCCCAAAGTGGCTGTCAGCGCTTTTCGAGCTGTCCAACCGGTGAAATTAAGCCAACTATCAGAAATGATGTGATCAACGCATCTAACGCGCTGCTCCACCCGACCACAGAGACGCACCTGACTTTGTCTATGAGCTTTCCTGATCTGAGTAAACCGCATCACATAGTGCAACAAATGACATTGCTCGATGAAGAGTTTGGGCCTGCGTTTGGTTGGATGGGAGAGGTCAACTTAGTGAAACAGGCATTGTTTGATCATTCTCATCAGGCAACCCCTGTAGAGCGTATTAAAGACTGGGCACCTTTCATGGCCAGGCTACGTGCGCCTGATCAGGGTCGCTCGCCCATGCCCTTGTCAATACATGCTGACATTGGCTCTGATACTGAGCCAACCAAATACTTACATCTAATGGAATCTGTACTGGCCCAGTATCCAGATAACCCGATTGTTTGGGTTCATATGGGATTGTCGAGGGAGCAAACCAGGATGGATCCGCAACAACACATTGAAATCCTGTCTCGCTTGCTGGACGCATATCCAAACCTGATGCTGGACATTTCCTGGCGCGTTTTATACGAGGCTTATTTTCGTCATGCGGCAATTCGAGCGCAGTATGTGGCGTTTTTTAATCGTTATGCCACACGCATTCTGACCGGCAGTGATTTTGTTGCAGCAAAAGGTTACAAGTACCGGGATTATGTGCGTGAAGTCGAGATCAACAGTCGTATCAATCAGTACCTCAGCGATAAGGCGTTTCGCCATATTGCACTGGGTCAGAATTATTTTGACTTAATGGGACTAAGCTATCAGGCGCCAGAGATATGCCAATAA